Proteins encoded in a region of the Candidatus Acidiferrales bacterium genome:
- a CDS encoding GTP-binding protein, which yields MAKEKFERTKPHVNIGTIGHIDHGKTTLTSAITKVLGKTDPKVAFRSFDSIDNAPEERARGITI from the coding sequence AAATTTGAGCGGACGAAGCCGCACGTAAACATCGGCACCATTGGCCACATTGACCACGGCAAGACGACGCTGACCTCGGCGATCACCAAGGTCTTGGGGAAGACCGACCCGAAGGTGGCGTTTCGGTCGTTCGATTCGATTGACAACGCGCCGGAGGAGCGGGCGCGGGGGATCACGATT